Proteins encoded by one window of Astatotilapia calliptera chromosome 13, fAstCal1.2, whole genome shotgun sequence:
- the LOC113035313 gene encoding solute carrier family 22 member 7-like, whose product MKFETILEEIDGFGRFQIAILILLCTSRMVLPCHFLLNNFIAAVPPHHCDISTLEKSSEELFRNLTQEQKLTVSLPVREDGEPKSCEMFAEPQFQLLSNNSNRTDLPTVWCQSGWVYDNSTFISTLATEWNLVCDKKSLTKTTNTIFFVGVMIGALAFGFFCDKYGRKTMLLVSYILSIVFGFSSTFANSYILFAVLRFFTGFSLTGISIISIVLTIEWADISHRSTIGVIGSLAWSVGYMLLAGMAFLLTDWRTLTMTVTAPLGFAVLTWWWIPESARWLLANGKVERAQFYLDKCANINRRQKLSREKLETLSNIEVQENQAKNYTYFHLVKTPRMRWLTFLLGIVWYGVASTYYGISLNITGFGLNMYLTHFIYGAIEVPAKLTIYCFLNIIGRRKCQSGTLLLTGICIGINIFIPKDLWHVRAIVATLGKGLSEASFTTIFLYTTELYPTVTRQNGLGYTSFVSRLGVSIAPLILLLEDVWTLLPQIILCSLAIISGLVALLLPETLNVKLPETIDDIENPRKKDVSKESSLIFLEVKSQLG is encoded by the exons ATGAAGTTTGAGACCATCCTCGAGGAAATCGATGGGTTTGGGCGTTTCCAAATCGCCATCCTCATCCTGCTGTGCACCTCGCGGATGGTTCTCCCCTGTCACTTCTTACTAAATAACTTCATTGCTGCTGTGCCCCCTCACCACTGTGACATTAGCACGCTGGAGAAGTCTTCAGAAGAACTCTTCAGAAATTTAACTCAGGAGCAGAAACTGACTGTCAGCCTTCCTGTACGAGAAGATGGGGAGCCGAAATCCTGTGAGATGTTCGCAGAGCCTCAGTTTCAGCTTTTATCCAACAACTCCAACCGCACTGACCTGCCCACAGTTTGGTGTCAGAGTGGATGGGTTTATGACAATTCCACCTTCATTTCCACGCTGGCCACAGAG TGGAACCTTGTCTGTGATAAAAAGAGCCTgacaaaaaccacaaacacaatATTCTTCGTTGGAGTTATGATCGGAGCCCTAGCTTTTGGATTCTTCTGTGATAA GTATGGGAGAAAAACCATGCTTCTGGTCTCTTACATTTTGTCGATCGTGTTCGGCTTCTCCAGCACATTTGCAAACTCCTACATACTGTTTGCAGTGCTGAGATTTTTCACTGGATTTTCACTGACAGGAATCAGCATCATCTCAATAGTTCTCA CCATTGAGTGGGCTGACATAAGTCATAGGTCAACTATTGGGGTGATTGGCAGCCTGGCCTGGTCTGTAGGTTACATGCTGCTGGCTGGGATGGCCTTTCTTCTCACTGACTGGCGGACGTTGACCATGACAGTTACAGCCCCGTTAGGATTCGCAGTTCTAACCTGGTG GTGGATTCCTGAATCTGCTCGCTGGCTTTTAGCAAATGGTAAAGTGGAAAGGGCCCAGTTTTATCTtgacaaatgtgcaaacatCAACAGAAGACAAAAACTTTCCAGAGAAAAACTAGAG aCTCTTTCCAACATAGAAGTCCAGGAAAACCAGGCAAAAAACTATACGTACTTCCACCTAGTCAAAACACCGAGAATGAGATGGTTAACTTTTTTACTTGGAATTGTTTG GTATGGAGTCGCCTCAACATACTATGGAATCAGCTTGAACATCACTGGGTTTGGTTTGAACATGTACCTCACACACTTTATCTATGGAGCCATTGAAGTTCCTGCCAAGCTCACAATTTATTGTTTTCTCAACATCATTGGACGAAGGAAATGCCAATCAGGCACGCTGCTACTGACCGGGATCTGCATCGGGATAAACATCTTTATTCCCAAAG atctGTGGCACGTGCGTGCCATTGTTGCCACACTTGGAAAAGGCCTTTCAGAAGCTTCATTTACAACCATCTTCCTCTACACCACTGAGCTTTACCCTACCGTGACCAG GCAGAATGGTTTGGGCTATACTAGTTTCGTGAGTCGTCTGGGAGTATCAATTGCTCCACTCATCCTGCTGCTGGAGGATGTGTGgactcttcttcctcagatcaTCCTCTGCTCTTTAGCCATTATTTCTGGCCTAGTGGCTCTGCTTCTTCCAGAAACACTGAATGTGAAGCTGCCTGAGACAATTGATGACATAGAAAATCCAAG AAAGAAAGATGTATCCAAGGAATCCTCGCTTATTTTCCTAGAAGTTAAGTCACAATTAGGTTAA